In Flavivirga abyssicola, the following are encoded in one genomic region:
- a CDS encoding aminotransferase class I/II-fold pyridoxal phosphate-dependent enzyme, with the protein MKDLFEKIYKDKGPLGKWASQAEGYFVFPKLEGEISNRMKFQGKDVITWSINDYLGLANHPEVRKVDAEAAAQYGSAYPMGARMMSGHTDLHEKLQDELASFVKKEAAYLLNFGYQGMVSTIDALVSKDDIIVYDVDAHACIIDGVRLHMGKRFTYKHNDVESLEKNLDRAAKMAEQTGGGILVISEGVFGMRGEQGRLKEIVALKKKYNFRLFVDDAHGFGTLGATGAGAGEEQGVQDDIDVYFATFAKSLASTGAFIAGDQEIIDYLKYNLRSQMFAKSLQMQLVVGALKRLEMLKTMPELKNKLWENVNALQSGLKDRGFDIGTTQSCVTPVYLKGSIPEAMALVRDLRENYGIFCSIVVYPVIPKGLILLRLIPTATHTLEDVSETLAAFEAIRSRLENGTYKRLSASVMAAMGE; encoded by the coding sequence AGGTAAATGGGCTTCCCAGGCTGAAGGTTATTTTGTGTTCCCTAAATTAGAAGGAGAAATTTCTAACCGTATGAAATTTCAAGGAAAAGACGTTATCACTTGGAGTATTAATGATTATTTAGGATTAGCTAATCATCCTGAGGTAAGAAAAGTAGATGCAGAAGCAGCAGCTCAATATGGTTCAGCTTACCCTATGGGAGCAAGAATGATGTCTGGTCATACAGATTTGCATGAGAAATTACAAGATGAGTTAGCATCATTTGTTAAAAAAGAAGCAGCATATTTATTAAACTTCGGATATCAAGGTATGGTATCGACTATAGATGCCCTAGTGTCTAAAGATGATATTATTGTTTATGACGTAGATGCACATGCTTGCATTATTGATGGTGTTCGTTTACATATGGGTAAACGTTTTACTTATAAACATAATGATGTTGAAAGTTTAGAGAAAAATTTAGACAGAGCTGCGAAAATGGCAGAACAAACCGGAGGAGGGATTTTAGTGATTTCTGAAGGTGTATTTGGAATGCGAGGTGAACAAGGACGATTAAAAGAGATTGTAGCTCTTAAAAAGAAATATAACTTTAGACTGTTTGTTGATGATGCTCATGGATTTGGTACATTAGGTGCTACTGGAGCAGGAGCAGGAGAAGAACAAGGTGTTCAAGATGATATTGACGTTTACTTTGCCACATTTGCTAAATCATTAGCGAGTACGGGAGCATTTATTGCTGGAGATCAAGAAATAATAGATTATTTAAAATACAACTTACGTTCTCAAATGTTTGCAAAATCTTTGCAAATGCAATTAGTTGTTGGAGCTTTAAAGCGCTTAGAAATGCTTAAAACAATGCCGGAACTTAAAAATAAACTTTGGGAGAACGTAAATGCTTTGCAATCTGGATTAAAAGATCGTGGTTTTGATATTGGAACCACTCAAAGTTGTGTAACACCGGTGTATTTAAAAGGAAGTATACCAGAAGCTATGGCTTTAGTTAGAGATTTACGTGAAAATTACGGGATTTTCTGTTCTATAGTCGTGTATCCTGTAATTCCAAAAGGATTGATCCTATTGAGGCTAATACCTACTGCGACTCATACTTTAGAAGATGTATCTGAAACACTAGCCGCTTTTGAAGCAATTAGATCTAGATTAGAAAATGGAACATATAAACGCTTATCTGCCTCTGTAATGGCAGCAATGGGTGAATAA
- a CDS encoding GTP cyclohydrolase, with the protein MIILKEVHKKKDLKAFVKFPFKLNKNSKYWVPPIISEEIKTFNKKENPVFNDAESRLFLAYKNNEIVGRIAAIINWLEVKNQTLKKMRFGWFDVIDDIDVTKVLLEKVIEIGKENNLEFIEGPVGFSNLDKVGVVTEGFDQIGSMITWHNPPYYVTHFKKLGYDVAKSYSENIMEFKNIKRESFSRIQALIKKRYQLRALTFTKNKDILPYTDEMFDVFSKSHAVLSTFVEINDEQREYFKKKFIGFLNPEYVKFVLDKDDKLIGFGIVTPSYAKALQKMNGKLFPFGIKHLLHAKKHAKTVTFYLIGVLPEYQNKGVTAIIFDEFHKTFTEKNIELCVRGPELDDNVAIQQIWKNFKPVVNKRRCTFRKDIA; encoded by the coding sequence ATGATAATACTTAAAGAAGTACATAAAAAAAAGGACTTAAAAGCTTTTGTTAAATTTCCTTTTAAACTTAACAAAAATTCTAAATATTGGGTACCACCAATTATTAGTGAAGAAATAAAAACCTTTAACAAAAAAGAAAACCCTGTATTTAATGACGCTGAGTCCAGGTTATTTCTAGCATACAAAAATAATGAAATTGTTGGACGCATTGCCGCCATAATAAATTGGTTAGAGGTAAAAAATCAAACTTTAAAAAAAATGCGTTTTGGTTGGTTTGATGTGATCGATGATATCGACGTTACAAAAGTTTTATTAGAGAAAGTTATAGAAATTGGAAAAGAAAACAACCTTGAATTTATTGAAGGCCCTGTTGGATTCTCTAATCTTGATAAAGTTGGTGTGGTAACAGAAGGATTTGATCAAATTGGAAGTATGATTACATGGCATAATCCTCCTTATTATGTGACTCATTTTAAAAAACTTGGTTATGATGTTGCAAAATCGTATTCTGAGAATATTATGGAGTTTAAGAATATTAAACGAGAATCTTTCTCTAGAATACAAGCGTTAATAAAAAAACGTTATCAACTAAGAGCTTTAACTTTTACAAAAAACAAAGATATTCTGCCCTATACGGATGAGATGTTTGATGTGTTTTCTAAATCCCATGCTGTGCTTTCAACATTTGTAGAAATAAATGATGAGCAACGTGAATATTTTAAGAAAAAATTTATTGGCTTCTTAAATCCAGAATATGTAAAATTTGTTTTAGATAAAGATGATAAGTTGATAGGCTTTGGAATAGTTACACCTTCTTACGCAAAGGCTTTGCAAAAAATGAATGGAAAGTTGTTTCCTTTTGGAATAAAACATTTATTACATGCAAAGAAACATGCAAAAACGGTTACTTTTTACTTAATTGGTGTGCTACCTGAATATCAAAACAAAGGTGTTACTGCTATTATTTTTGATGAATTTCATAAAACATTTACAGAAAAGAACATTGAGTTATGTGTAAGAGGCCCTGAATTAGATGACAATGTCGCTATTCAACAAATATGGAAAAACTTTAAACCCGTAGTTAATAAAAGACGTTGCACTTTCAGAAAAGATATTGCATAA